One segment of Curtobacterium sp. MR_MD2014 DNA contains the following:
- a CDS encoding COX15/CtaA family protein has product MTRVGPTVEQGVRPGTRTPRWWSLPRAVDPRVIWLAWASFVVEVVLIGTGGLVRLTASGLGCPTWPKCTAESLVSTPEMGIHGVIEFGNRLLTFVLVVVAVAMFLAVVRMRRTRPELFWLAFAQGIAIPVQAVIGGLSVLTNLNPFVVGLHFVVSTTLVTVTATLVYRSMNGPRTAVRLVPGWYTGLVRGTVVAVVVTVLVGILTTGSGPHAGASEAVDGGRLHRTGFDPQLMEHLHAIPAYALFALTLALVVGAVVLRLSSRWALVLLVVEFVQIAVGLTQARTGLPVGLVGTHMVLAGLLVGAVTVVVLSTRGSAGRQAARERITA; this is encoded by the coding sequence GTGACTCGCGTCGGACCCACCGTCGAGCAGGGCGTCCGCCCCGGCACCCGCACGCCGCGGTGGTGGTCCCTCCCCCGCGCCGTCGACCCCCGCGTGATCTGGCTCGCCTGGGCGTCCTTCGTCGTCGAGGTGGTGCTGATCGGCACCGGCGGCCTCGTCCGCCTGACGGCGTCCGGGCTCGGCTGCCCGACGTGGCCGAAGTGCACCGCCGAGTCGCTCGTGTCGACCCCGGAGATGGGGATCCACGGCGTGATCGAGTTCGGGAACCGTCTGCTCACCTTCGTGCTGGTGGTGGTCGCGGTCGCGATGTTCCTCGCCGTCGTCCGCATGCGCCGCACGCGCCCCGAGCTCTTCTGGCTCGCCTTCGCCCAGGGCATCGCGATCCCCGTGCAGGCGGTGATCGGCGGCCTCAGCGTCCTCACGAACCTCAACCCGTTCGTCGTCGGGCTGCACTTCGTGGTGTCGACGACGCTCGTCACGGTGACGGCGACGCTCGTGTACCGCTCGATGAACGGTCCGCGCACCGCGGTGCGGCTCGTCCCGGGCTGGTACACCGGCCTGGTCCGCGGCACCGTCGTCGCGGTGGTCGTCACCGTCCTGGTCGGCATCCTGACCACGGGCTCCGGGCCGCACGCGGGTGCGAGCGAGGCGGTCGACGGGGGCCGTCTGCACCGCACCGGGTTCGACCCGCAGCTGATGGAGCACCTGCACGCGATCCCGGCCTACGCGCTGTTCGCGCTGACGCTGGCGCTCGTCGTCGGCGCGGTCGTCCTCCGGCTGTCGAGCCGCTGGGCCCTCGTCCTGCTCGTCGTCGAGTTCGTGCAGATCGCCGTCGGCCTGACCCAGGCGCGCACGGGCCTGCCGGTCGGCCTGGTGGGGACCCACATGGTGCTCGCCGGACTCCTCGTCGGTGCGGTCACCGTCGTCGTGCTCAGCACGCGCGGCAGCGCCGGTCGCCAGGCCGCGCGGGAGCGCATCACCGCCTGA
- a CDS encoding heme o synthase codes for MTATATRPDTDRPRSTLSRKVRAYVSLTKPRVMELLLVTTAPTMFLAERGVPDLWLVFWTMLGGAMSAGSASAFNCYIDRDIDRLMKRTSQRPLVTGELSDKEALVFSWTLAVLSTAVLGFLVNWLAAALSVVAILIYVCVYTLWLKRRTPQNIVWGGSAGCMPVLIGWAGVTGSLTWAPIILFMVIFLWTPPHYWPLSMKYRDDYDAADVPMLAVVRGRTVVGLQVVLYAWATLVCSLLLIPVAHMGPLYTVVALAGGIWFVVESHRLYSRAIQHVEQVQPMRVFHSSITYLTLLFIAVGIDPLLPQVFTFTI; via the coding sequence TTGACTGCCACCGCGACCCGGCCCGACACCGATCGACCCCGCTCGACGCTGTCCCGCAAGGTCCGCGCGTACGTCTCGCTGACGAAGCCCCGGGTCATGGAGCTGCTCCTCGTCACGACCGCTCCGACGATGTTCCTGGCGGAGCGCGGGGTCCCGGACCTCTGGCTCGTGTTCTGGACGATGCTCGGCGGCGCGATGTCGGCAGGGTCGGCCTCGGCGTTCAACTGCTACATCGACCGCGACATCGACCGGCTGATGAAGCGCACCAGCCAGCGCCCCCTGGTCACCGGTGAGCTCTCCGACAAGGAGGCACTGGTGTTCTCGTGGACGCTCGCCGTCCTGTCGACCGCCGTCCTCGGCTTCCTGGTGAACTGGCTGGCCGCCGCGCTCAGCGTCGTCGCGATCCTGATCTACGTCTGCGTCTACACGCTCTGGCTCAAGCGCCGCACCCCGCAGAACATCGTCTGGGGCGGATCCGCCGGGTGCATGCCGGTGCTCATCGGCTGGGCCGGTGTCACCGGGTCGCTGACCTGGGCGCCGATCATCCTCTTCATGGTGATCTTCCTCTGGACGCCGCCGCACTACTGGCCGCTGTCGATGAAGTACCGCGACGACTACGACGCCGCCGACGTGCCGATGCTCGCGGTCGTGCGCGGCCGCACCGTCGTCGGGCTGCAGGTCGTGCTCTACGCCTGGGCGACGCTCGTCTGCTCGCTGCTGCTCATCCCGGTCGCGCACATGGGGCCGCTGTACACGGTCGTCGCCCTGGCCGGGGGCATCTGGTTCGTCGTCGAGTCGCACCGGCTGTACTCGCGGGCGATCCAGCACGTGGAGCAGGTCCAGCCGATGCGGGTGTTCCACAGCTCGATCACGTACCTGACGCTGCTGTTCATCGCGGTGGGCATCGACCCGCTGCTGCCGCAGGTCTTCACCTTCACGATCTAG
- the tkt gene encoding transketolase has protein sequence MAEFTWDAIDRKAVDTARVLAADAVEAAGNGHPGTAMSLAPVAHLLFQKVMRRDPSDSTWIGRDRFILSAGHASILQYVQFYLHGYGLELEDLQHLRKWGSKTPGHPEYGHTDGVEITTGPLGQGLASAVGFGYAQRFERGLFDPETADGESPFDHFTYVIAGDGDMQEGVTNEAASLAGRQQLGRLVVFYDSNQISIEDDTDIAFSEDVAARYEALGWHVQHVDWKKTGEYSEDVEELHRAVEAAKAETTKPSLIVLKTIIGWPSPTKQNSGKIHGSALGADELKGLKEVLGFDADKTFHVDPEVLEYTRGAITKGQAEHAEWTKIFDAWAAANPEKKAMLDRINAGELPEGLEEALPVFSTEKAVSTRAASGKVINAIAPLMPEFWGGSADLAESNLTTIEGAKSFGPAEASTKTWSTDPYGRVLHFGIREHAMGSILSGIVLHGNTRPFGGTFLIFSDYMRPAVRLAALMKAPAIYVWTHDSIALGEDGPTHQPIEQITALRAIPGLDVVRPADANEVSYAWLEMLKHKDRPAGIALSRQNLPVFERGEGDASGETLASAKNVAKGAYVLAEAPNGTPDVILIATGSEVQIAVDAREQLKGEGINARVVSAPSLEWFFEQSESYREQVLPKAVTARVSVEAGIAMSWRDIVGDKGRSVSIEHFGASADYQRLFAEFGFTTEHVVAAAKESIAAS, from the coding sequence GTGGCTGAATTCACCTGGGACGCCATCGACCGGAAGGCCGTCGACACGGCACGCGTCCTCGCCGCCGACGCGGTCGAGGCCGCCGGCAACGGTCACCCCGGCACCGCGATGAGCCTCGCGCCGGTCGCCCACCTGCTCTTCCAGAAGGTGATGCGTCGCGACCCCAGCGACTCCACCTGGATCGGTCGCGACCGCTTCATCCTCTCCGCCGGTCACGCCTCGATCCTGCAGTACGTGCAGTTCTACCTGCACGGCTACGGCCTCGAGCTCGAGGACCTGCAGCACCTGCGCAAGTGGGGCTCGAAGACCCCGGGTCACCCGGAGTACGGCCACACCGACGGTGTCGAGATCACCACCGGCCCGCTCGGCCAGGGCCTCGCCTCGGCGGTCGGCTTCGGCTACGCGCAGCGCTTCGAGCGCGGCCTGTTCGACCCGGAGACCGCCGACGGCGAGTCGCCCTTCGACCACTTCACCTACGTGATCGCCGGTGACGGTGACATGCAGGAGGGCGTCACCAACGAGGCCGCGAGCCTCGCGGGCCGTCAGCAGCTCGGTCGCCTGGTCGTCTTCTACGACTCGAACCAGATCTCGATCGAGGACGACACCGACATCGCGTTCTCCGAGGACGTCGCGGCCCGCTACGAGGCCCTCGGCTGGCACGTCCAGCACGTCGACTGGAAGAAGACCGGCGAGTACTCCGAGGACGTCGAGGAGCTCCACCGCGCCGTCGAGGCCGCCAAGGCCGAGACGACCAAGCCGTCGCTCATCGTCCTCAAGACGATCATCGGTTGGCCGTCGCCGACCAAGCAGAACTCCGGCAAGATCCACGGTTCGGCGCTCGGTGCCGACGAGCTCAAGGGCCTCAAGGAGGTCCTCGGCTTCGACGCGGACAAGACCTTCCACGTCGACCCGGAGGTGCTCGAGTACACCCGCGGTGCGATCACCAAGGGCCAGGCCGAGCACGCCGAGTGGACGAAGATCTTCGACGCGTGGGCTGCGGCCAACCCGGAGAAGAAGGCCATGCTCGACCGCATCAACGCGGGCGAGCTCCCCGAGGGCCTCGAGGAGGCGCTGCCGGTCTTCTCCACCGAGAAGGCCGTCTCGACCCGCGCCGCCTCCGGCAAGGTCATCAACGCCATCGCGCCGCTCATGCCCGAGTTCTGGGGCGGTTCGGCGGACCTCGCCGAGTCGAACCTGACCACGATCGAGGGCGCGAAGTCCTTCGGTCCGGCCGAGGCGTCGACGAAGACCTGGAGCACCGACCCGTACGGCCGCGTGCTGCACTTCGGCATCCGCGAGCACGCGATGGGCTCGATCCTGTCCGGCATCGTCCTGCACGGGAACACCCGCCCCTTCGGCGGCACGTTCCTCATCTTCAGCGACTACATGCGTCCGGCGGTCCGTCTCGCCGCGCTCATGAAGGCGCCGGCGATCTACGTCTGGACCCACGACTCCATCGCCCTGGGCGAGGACGGCCCGACGCACCAGCCGATCGAGCAGATCACCGCGCTCCGTGCGATCCCGGGTCTCGACGTCGTCCGTCCGGCCGACGCCAACGAGGTGTCGTACGCGTGGCTCGAGATGCTCAAGCACAAGGACCGTCCGGCCGGCATCGCGCTGAGCCGTCAGAACCTCCCCGTCTTCGAGCGTGGCGAGGGCGACGCCTCCGGCGAGACGCTCGCCTCGGCGAAGAACGTCGCGAAGGGCGCGTACGTCCTGGCCGAGGCGCCGAACGGCACCCCGGACGTGATCCTCATCGCGACCGGTTCCGAGGTCCAGATCGCGGTCGACGCGCGTGAGCAGCTCAAGGGCGAGGGCATCAACGCCCGCGTCGTGAGCGCCCCCTCGCTCGAGTGGTTCTTCGAGCAGTCGGAGTCCTACCGCGAGCAGGTCCTGCCGAAGGCCGTCACCGCGCGCGTCTCGGTCGAGGCCGGCATCGCGATGAGCTGGCGCGACATCGTCGGCGACAAGGGCCGCAGCGTGTCGATCGAGCACTTCGGTGCATCGGCCGACTACCAGCGCCTGTTCGCCGAGTTCGGTTTCACCACCGAGCACGTCGTCGCCGCCGCCAAGGAATCGATCGCAGCGTCCTGA
- the tal gene encoding transaldolase, with product MAENTPTAALSEVGVSIWLDDLSRELLETGKLTELIEQKNVVGVTTNPTIFASALAKGERYDSQVKELAAKGTDVTEAIFEITTQDVANASDVFKPIYDETKGFDGRVSIEVEPGLAHDTQKTIEQAKFLFEKVGRENVLIKIPATLEGLEAITEVIGAGISVNVTLIFSLERYRAVIDAYLGGLEKAKAAGHDLSKIHSVASFFVSRVDSEIDKRLDAAGTDEAKALKSKAGIANAQLAYQVWTEQFATERALGLLESGANTQRPLWASTGVKDPSLPDTLYVTELAAPNTVNTMPGKTLDATFDHGEIHGDAIAGSFDDAQQVMDQIAAAGVDYDDVVALLEKEGVDKFNVSWGELVDTVKTALENSK from the coding sequence ATGGCTGAGAACACCCCCACCGCCGCCCTCTCCGAGGTCGGCGTCAGCATCTGGCTCGACGACCTGTCGCGCGAGCTGCTCGAGACCGGCAAGCTGACCGAGCTGATCGAGCAGAAGAACGTCGTCGGCGTCACCACGAACCCGACGATCTTCGCGTCGGCCCTCGCCAAGGGCGAGCGCTACGACTCGCAGGTCAAGGAGCTCGCGGCGAAGGGCACCGACGTCACCGAGGCGATCTTCGAGATCACCACGCAGGACGTCGCGAACGCGTCCGACGTCTTCAAGCCGATCTACGACGAGACCAAGGGCTTCGACGGCCGTGTCTCGATCGAGGTCGAGCCGGGCCTCGCCCACGACACCCAGAAGACCATCGAGCAGGCCAAGTTCCTGTTCGAGAAGGTCGGTCGCGAGAACGTCCTCATCAAGATCCCCGCGACGCTCGAGGGCCTCGAGGCCATCACCGAGGTCATCGGTGCCGGCATCTCGGTCAACGTCACCCTGATCTTCTCGCTCGAGCGCTACCGCGCCGTCATCGACGCCTACCTCGGTGGCCTCGAGAAGGCCAAGGCCGCGGGCCACGACCTCTCGAAGATCCACTCGGTCGCCTCGTTCTTCGTGTCGCGTGTCGACTCCGAGATCGACAAGCGCCTCGACGCCGCGGGCACCGACGAGGCGAAGGCCCTCAAGTCGAAGGCCGGCATCGCCAACGCGCAGCTCGCGTACCAGGTCTGGACCGAGCAGTTCGCCACCGAGCGTGCCCTCGGCCTGCTCGAGTCCGGTGCCAACACGCAGCGTCCGCTGTGGGCCTCGACCGGTGTCAAGGACCCGTCGCTGCCCGACACGCTCTACGTGACCGAGCTCGCCGCGCCGAACACGGTCAACACCATGCCGGGCAAGACGCTCGACGCGACGTTCGACCACGGCGAGATCCACGGTGACGCCATCGCCGGCTCGTTCGACGACGCGCAGCAGGTCATGGACCAGATCGCTGCCGCCGGTGTCGACTACGACGACGTCGTCGCGCTGCTCGAGAAGGAGGGCGTCGACAAGTTCAACGTCTCCTGGGGCGAGCTCGTCGACACGGTGAAGACCGCGCTCGAGAACAGCAAGTAA
- the zwf gene encoding glucose-6-phosphate dehydrogenase — protein sequence MSPVAITPEHNPLRLPTDRRLNRIAGPSTLIIFGVTGDLSRKKLMPAVYDLANRGLLPPGFALVGFARRDWEDQDFSQLVHDAVRDHSRTPFDEAVWKQLEQGIRFVQGSFDDPEAFLELKRTVDELDAERGTLGNHAFYLSIPPKMFPVVTEQLKVSGLTEKREGSWSRVVVEKPFGSDLRTARELNAIVESVFAPDDVFRIDHYLGKETVQNLLTLRFANQMYEPIWNSNYVDHVQITMAEDIGVAGRAAYYDGIGAARDVIQNHLLQLLALTAMEEPVSFKAADLRAEKEKVLSAVRLPEDLATATARGQYDGGWQGGEKVLGFLEEAGMDPESTTETYAAIKLDIATRRWQGVPFYLRAGKRLGRRVTEIAIVFKRVPEDVYGNTQAPLGQNALVIRVQPDEGVTLRFGSKVPGVGTQVRDVTMDFGYGHAFTEASPEAYERLILDVLLGDPPLFPRHQEVELSWKILDPIEEFWATQGQPEQYRPGTWGPASADALLARDGRTWRRP from the coding sequence ATGTCACCGGTGGCGATCACCCCGGAGCACAACCCGCTCCGGTTGCCGACCGACCGACGTCTGAACCGGATCGCGGGGCCCAGCACCCTCATCATCTTCGGCGTGACGGGCGACCTGTCCCGCAAGAAGCTGATGCCCGCGGTCTACGACCTGGCGAACCGAGGGCTCCTGCCCCCGGGATTCGCACTCGTCGGGTTCGCCCGGCGCGACTGGGAGGACCAGGACTTCTCCCAGCTCGTGCACGACGCGGTCCGGGACCACTCCCGCACCCCCTTCGACGAGGCCGTCTGGAAGCAGCTCGAGCAGGGCATCCGCTTCGTGCAGGGCTCGTTCGACGACCCCGAGGCCTTCCTCGAGCTGAAGCGCACCGTCGACGAGCTCGACGCGGAGCGCGGCACGCTCGGCAACCACGCCTTCTACCTCTCCATCCCACCGAAGATGTTCCCGGTGGTGACCGAGCAGCTCAAGGTCTCCGGACTGACCGAGAAGCGCGAGGGCTCCTGGAGCCGCGTGGTCGTCGAGAAGCCGTTCGGCTCCGACCTCCGCACCGCGCGCGAGCTGAACGCGATCGTCGAGAGCGTCTTCGCGCCCGACGACGTGTTCCGCATCGACCACTACCTCGGCAAGGAGACCGTCCAGAACCTGCTGACGCTCCGGTTCGCGAACCAGATGTACGAACCCATCTGGAACTCGAACTACGTCGACCACGTGCAGATCACGATGGCCGAGGACATCGGCGTCGCCGGTCGGGCCGCGTACTACGACGGCATCGGCGCAGCCCGCGACGTCATCCAGAACCACCTGCTACAGCTCCTCGCGCTCACCGCGATGGAGGAACCCGTCTCGTTCAAGGCCGCTGACCTGCGCGCCGAGAAGGAGAAGGTGCTCTCCGCCGTGCGCCTGCCCGAGGACCTCGCCACGGCGACGGCACGCGGCCAGTACGACGGTGGCTGGCAGGGCGGCGAGAAGGTCCTGGGCTTCCTCGAGGAAGCGGGGATGGACCCCGAGTCCACGACCGAGACCTACGCGGCGATCAAGCTCGACATCGCGACCCGCCGCTGGCAGGGCGTCCCGTTCTACCTGCGGGCAGGCAAGCGCCTCGGCCGTCGCGTGACCGAGATCGCGATCGTCTTCAAGCGCGTCCCCGAGGACGTCTACGGCAACACGCAGGCACCCCTCGGGCAGAACGCGCTCGTCATCCGTGTCCAGCCGGACGAGGGCGTCACGCTCCGCTTCGGCTCGAAGGTCCCGGGCGTCGGCACGCAGGTGCGCGACGTGACGATGGACTTCGGCTACGGACACGCGTTCACCGAGGCCTCGCCGGAGGCGTACGAGCGACTCATCCTCGACGTGCTCCTCGGCGACCCTCCCCTGTTCCCCCGTCACCAAGAGGTGGAACTGTCGTGGAAGATCCTCGACCCGATCGAGGAGTTCTGGGCCACGCAGGGCCAGCCCGAGCAGTACCGTCCCGGCACGTGGGGTCCGGCGTCCGCCGATGCCCTGCTCGCCCGCGACGGCCGGACCTGGAGGCGTCCATGA
- a CDS encoding glucose-6-phosphate dehydrogenase assembly protein OpcA, with the protein MKIDLPNTTVSKIQKKLVHIREEGGAVALGRVLTLIISTALGHEEEAISAANQASREHPMRVIIVSKNDGDTKSPGRLDAQIRVGSDAGASEVIVLRAYGETATDEESLVTGLLLSDAPVVAWWPQAAPEQPAASALGRIAQRRITDAAAQKDPNSAIEALGKSYVPGDTDFAWTRLTLWRNQLAAALDQPPYEPVTGVEVSGASDSPSTILLAAWLQLQLQVPVSVVTSPRATGSSGIHGVKLERASGTIDLERSLVDVATLSMPGQPTHDLSLPRRNLRDCLAEELRRLDADVLFGDVVKHGVPQLRESIAG; encoded by the coding sequence ATGAAGATCGACCTGCCGAACACCACGGTCTCGAAGATCCAGAAGAAGCTCGTCCACATCCGCGAGGAGGGTGGCGCCGTCGCCCTCGGCCGCGTGCTGACGCTCATCATCTCGACCGCCCTCGGGCACGAGGAAGAGGCGATCTCGGCCGCGAACCAGGCGTCGCGCGAGCACCCGATGCGGGTGATCATCGTGTCGAAGAACGACGGCGACACGAAGTCCCCCGGTCGACTCGACGCCCAGATCCGCGTCGGCAGCGATGCGGGCGCGAGCGAGGTCATCGTCCTCCGTGCGTACGGCGAGACCGCGACGGACGAGGAGAGCCTGGTCACCGGCCTCCTCCTGTCCGACGCCCCCGTCGTCGCATGGTGGCCGCAGGCCGCTCCGGAGCAGCCGGCAGCGTCCGCGCTGGGCCGGATCGCGCAGCGTCGCATCACGGATGCCGCCGCGCAGAAGGACCCGAACAGCGCGATCGAGGCGCTCGGGAAGTCCTACGTGCCGGGTGACACCGACTTCGCGTGGACCCGCCTGACGCTCTGGCGCAACCAGCTCGCCGCGGCGCTCGACCAGCCGCCGTACGAGCCCGTCACCGGCGTCGAGGTGTCCGGTGCGAGCGACAGTCCGTCCACGATCCTGCTCGCCGCGTGGCTCCAGCTGCAGCTGCAGGTGCCGGTGTCCGTCGTCACCTCGCCGCGGGCCACCGGGTCGAGCGGCATCCACGGGGTCAAGCTCGAGCGTGCCTCGGGCACGATCGACCTCGAGCGCTCGCTCGTCGACGTCGCGACCCTGTCGATGCCCGGGCAGCCGACGCACGACCTGTCGCTGCCCCGACGGAACCTGCGCGACTGCCTCGCAGAGGAACTCCGTAGACTCGACGCGGACGTCCTCTTCGGAGACGTCGTCAAGCACGGGGTGCCCCAGCTGCGCGAGTCCATCGCCGGCTGA